Proteins encoded by one window of Microplitis mediator isolate UGA2020A chromosome 1, iyMicMedi2.1, whole genome shotgun sequence:
- the LOC130676922 gene encoding protein PRRC1-like isoform X2, whose protein sequence is MTDESNGESTFEFVEKRLDDVSISGDTTKTDSTSSLSSSVSIITSLGGSSSAGNLLSNVAPPSALPSFIANQQLPLNMPKETDQTVVKSENVEKTEETSSDFGVQTKQPQAQGQQTQDESPKPFESVHIADNQSQDIGNVGGILFSWVKDNVVNSNVLSKVAEKAKNSVNSMITTLDPQMHSGGDVEIVVASNKEVKVSAIREAFQGVFGKATITGVTIDTSAIPAQPVGFASGVNGAKHRIKYARNALDVPKDIPIIAVQSFLVEIGEDKWYELAVILLDDPKNGVSLQMFTQMTPVPSQFVTTAQESTPDTYPLKPLGFAVPIGNLMSTNLQVHFNEWHHALTGVSRRDTILLAAQSLAGIYKNTITTV, encoded by the exons attcaaCGAGCAGTTTGTCATCTTCTGTTTCGATAATAACATCTCTAGGTGGATCGTCATCAGCGGGAAATCTTTTGTCGAATGTCGCACCACCATCTGCACTGCCTAGTTTTATTGCCAATCAACAACTGCCACTGAATATGCCAAAAGAAACTGATCAGACTGTCGTTAAAAGcgaaaatgttgaaaaaactGAAGAAACTTCAAGTGATTTTGGAGTACAAACAAAACAACCGCAAGCACAAGGTCAACAAACTCAAGATGAATCTCCTAAGCCATTTGAATCTGTACATATAGCGGATAATCAATCACAAGATATTGGAAATGTTGGtggaatattattttcatggGTTAAAGATAATGTTGTTAATAGCAATGTGCTTAGCAAAGTTGCTGAAAAAGCCAAAAACAGCGTCAATTCAATGATAACTACTTTGGATCCACAGATGC ATTCAGGTGGTGATGTTGAAATCGTTGTTGCATCTAATAAGGAAGTCAAAGTCAGCGCTATTCGTGAAGCTTTTCAAGGGGTATTTGGGAAAGCTACGATTAC aggTGTGACTATTGATACATCAGCGATTCCAGCCCAGCCAGTTGGCTTCGCCTCTGGAGTTAATGGAGCAAAACATCGTATTAAATACGCACGCAATGCTCTTGATGTTCCAAAAGACATTCCAATTATTGCTGTCCAAAGTTTTTTGGTTGAAATCGGCGAAGATAAATGGTATGAGTTGGCTGTTATACTTTTGGATGACCCGAAAAATGGTGTGAGTCTACAGATGTTCACTCAAATGACACCTGTACCAAGTCAATTTGTAACAACTGCTCAAGAATCAACACCTGATACGTATCCTCTGAAGCCGTTAGGTTTCGCTGTACCAATTGGGAATTTAATGTCTACTAATTTACAg GTTCATTTCAATGAATGGCATCATGCTCTTACTGGTGTATCCCGCAGAGATACTATTCTTCTTGCAGCCCAATCACTAGCTGGCATTTACAAAAACACAATTACTACAGTGTAA
- the LOC130676922 gene encoding protein PRRC1-like isoform X1 — MTDESNGESTFEFVEKRLDDVSISGDTTKTDSTSSLSSSVSIITSLGGSSSAGNLLSNVAPPSALPSFIANQQLPLNMPKETDQTVVKSENVEKTEETSSDFGVQTKQPQAQGQQTQDESPKPFESVHIADNQSQDIGNVGGILFSWVKDNVVNSNVLSKVAEKAKNSVNSMITTLDPQMREFIYSGGDVEIVVASNKEVKVSAIREAFQGVFGKATITGVTIDTSAIPAQPVGFASGVNGAKHRIKYARNALDVPKDIPIIAVQSFLVEIGEDKWYELAVILLDDPKNGVSLQMFTQMTPVPSQFVTTAQESTPDTYPLKPLGFAVPIGNLMSTNLQVHFNEWHHALTGVSRRDTILLAAQSLAGIYKNTITTV; from the exons attcaaCGAGCAGTTTGTCATCTTCTGTTTCGATAATAACATCTCTAGGTGGATCGTCATCAGCGGGAAATCTTTTGTCGAATGTCGCACCACCATCTGCACTGCCTAGTTTTATTGCCAATCAACAACTGCCACTGAATATGCCAAAAGAAACTGATCAGACTGTCGTTAAAAGcgaaaatgttgaaaaaactGAAGAAACTTCAAGTGATTTTGGAGTACAAACAAAACAACCGCAAGCACAAGGTCAACAAACTCAAGATGAATCTCCTAAGCCATTTGAATCTGTACATATAGCGGATAATCAATCACAAGATATTGGAAATGTTGGtggaatattattttcatggGTTAAAGATAATGTTGTTAATAGCAATGTGCTTAGCAAAGTTGCTGAAAAAGCCAAAAACAGCGTCAATTCAATGATAACTACTTTGGATCCACAGATGCGTGAGTTTATTT ATTCAGGTGGTGATGTTGAAATCGTTGTTGCATCTAATAAGGAAGTCAAAGTCAGCGCTATTCGTGAAGCTTTTCAAGGGGTATTTGGGAAAGCTACGATTAC aggTGTGACTATTGATACATCAGCGATTCCAGCCCAGCCAGTTGGCTTCGCCTCTGGAGTTAATGGAGCAAAACATCGTATTAAATACGCACGCAATGCTCTTGATGTTCCAAAAGACATTCCAATTATTGCTGTCCAAAGTTTTTTGGTTGAAATCGGCGAAGATAAATGGTATGAGTTGGCTGTTATACTTTTGGATGACCCGAAAAATGGTGTGAGTCTACAGATGTTCACTCAAATGACACCTGTACCAAGTCAATTTGTAACAACTGCTCAAGAATCAACACCTGATACGTATCCTCTGAAGCCGTTAGGTTTCGCTGTACCAATTGGGAATTTAATGTCTACTAATTTACAg GTTCATTTCAATGAATGGCATCATGCTCTTACTGGTGTATCCCGCAGAGATACTATTCTTCTTGCAGCCCAATCACTAGCTGGCATTTACAAAAACACAATTACTACAGTGTAA